A stretch of Schaalia odontolytica DNA encodes these proteins:
- a CDS encoding ABC transporter permease subunit yields the protein MSEPAKAAEKKKEARTASHASEVTRPGFFVKLVLMMLIDALGIYGMFTAYLVKSWTVLAVLAVLLLAVNWVYFSKRTIPAKYLVPGMVFLLIYQVFVMGYTGYVSFTNYGQGHNSSKDDAVASILQASEQRAEGAPSLPAAVVEDSNGLGLAVVDTATGAIRVGDSETPLHEVSGTYAAGVISAVDGYKVLTLAEILKPEVQQKVSAIKVPVSDNPNDGSYRSDDGSTAYLAKSRYNYDEAADTLTDTTTGVVYTANNKIGAFVDADGNQVDPGWRVFVGFDNYMNMFARGDLAGPFLKALLWSFVFAAVSVLSTFALGLILGLVFADKRIKGRKIYQSLMILPYAFPAFLATLVWKGMLNTDFGLINQVFLGGVKIPWLTDGLLAKFSILGVNLWLGFPYMFLVCLGALQSLPGDVEEAAKIDGASGLRTVWSIKLPLVLQSTVPLLIASFAFNFNNFSLIYMLTGGGPNYPGLDVGQTDILISMVYKIAIESGSPNYGLASAMSIVIFIVVGVIAWLGFRQTKTLEEL from the coding sequence ATGTCTGAGCCAGCGAAGGCTGCAGAAAAGAAAAAAGAGGCGCGCACAGCCTCGCACGCTAGCGAAGTGACCAGGCCCGGTTTCTTCGTCAAACTCGTCCTGATGATGCTCATCGATGCCCTGGGGATCTACGGCATGTTCACCGCTTACCTGGTGAAGTCCTGGACGGTTCTCGCCGTCCTCGCCGTCCTGCTTCTCGCGGTCAACTGGGTGTACTTCTCCAAGCGGACTATTCCCGCGAAGTACCTCGTTCCCGGCATGGTCTTCCTGCTCATCTACCAGGTCTTCGTCATGGGGTACACGGGCTACGTGTCCTTCACGAACTACGGCCAGGGCCATAACTCCAGCAAGGATGACGCTGTCGCCTCGATCCTGCAGGCTTCCGAGCAGCGCGCCGAGGGTGCGCCGAGCCTCCCCGCCGCCGTCGTTGAGGACAGCAACGGCCTCGGGCTCGCGGTGGTCGACACTGCGACGGGCGCGATCCGCGTGGGCGACTCCGAGACCCCGCTGCACGAGGTGTCCGGCACCTACGCAGCCGGCGTCATCAGCGCGGTTGACGGTTACAAGGTCCTGACGCTCGCCGAGATCCTCAAGCCCGAGGTGCAGCAGAAGGTCTCCGCCATCAAGGTTCCGGTCTCCGACAATCCGAACGACGGAAGCTACCGAAGCGATGACGGATCGACCGCCTACCTGGCCAAGTCCCGCTACAACTACGACGAGGCCGCCGACACCCTGACCGACACGACGACCGGCGTCGTCTACACGGCCAACAACAAGATCGGCGCCTTCGTTGACGCGGACGGCAATCAGGTCGACCCGGGCTGGCGCGTCTTCGTCGGCTTTGACAACTACATGAACATGTTCGCCCGCGGCGACCTGGCCGGTCCCTTCCTGAAGGCCCTGCTGTGGTCCTTCGTCTTCGCCGCGGTCTCGGTCCTGTCGACCTTCGCGCTCGGCCTGATCCTGGGCCTCGTGTTCGCAGACAAGCGCATCAAGGGTCGTAAGATCTACCAGTCCCTCATGATCCTTCCCTACGCCTTCCCGGCCTTCCTGGCCACCCTGGTGTGGAAGGGCATGCTCAACACAGACTTCGGCTTGATCAACCAGGTGTTCCTCGGCGGCGTGAAAATCCCGTGGCTGACGGACGGATTGCTGGCGAAGTTCTCGATCTTGGGCGTGAACCTGTGGCTGGGCTTCCCCTACATGTTCCTCGTGTGCCTGGGTGCCCTGCAGTCCCTGCCGGGTGACGTCGAAGAGGCCGCGAAGATCGACGGCGCCTCCGGCCTGCGTACCGTGTGGTCCATCAAGCTGCCGCTCGTGCTGCAGTCGACCGTTCCGCTGCTGATCGCGTCCTTCGCGTTCAACTTCAACAACTTCTCGCTCATCTACATGCTGACCGGCGGCGGCCCGAACTACCCGGGCTTGGATGTCGGCCAGACTGACATCCTGATCTCGATGGTCTACAAGATCGCGATCGAGTCGGGTTCCCCGAACTACGGCCTGGCCTCGGCCATGTCTATCGTCATCTTCATCGTCGTGGGCGTGATCGCGTGGCTCGGTTTCCGCCAGACGAAGACCCTTGAGGAGCTGTGA
- a CDS encoding sugar ABC transporter permease, translating to MSAATVKKNRESTLKGARWWKEVGWRHIVAILMIIYCLVPLLYVLSVSLNPGATLTGSTKLFSAFSFENFLALGSGKYAGYWSWVLNSLIVSTTTAVGTVLMGAAAAYAFSRFRFKGRRATLTGLLLVQMFPQMLAFVALYLLLLGIQDIFPVLGLNSKLGLICVYLGGALGSNTFLLYGFFNSIPRSLDEAAMIDGATHAQTFWTIIMPLVRPVLAVVGLLSFISSLGDFVIAKVVLQDQSQFTLAVGMYMWASDERTAPWSIFAAGSVIAAIPVILLFQYLQKYIVSGLTAGGVKE from the coding sequence ATGAGCGCTGCAACTGTGAAGAAGAACCGTGAGTCTACCCTGAAGGGTGCGCGCTGGTGGAAAGAGGTCGGTTGGCGCCACATCGTCGCCATCCTGATGATCATCTACTGCCTGGTCCCGCTGCTCTACGTCCTGTCGGTGTCCCTGAACCCCGGCGCGACGCTCACCGGATCGACCAAGCTCTTCTCCGCGTTTTCCTTCGAGAACTTCCTGGCGCTGGGCTCCGGCAAGTACGCCGGCTACTGGTCGTGGGTCCTGAACTCCCTCATCGTGTCGACCACGACCGCTGTGGGCACCGTCCTCATGGGCGCGGCTGCCGCCTACGCGTTCAGCCGCTTCCGCTTCAAGGGACGCCGTGCGACCCTGACCGGCCTGCTGCTGGTGCAGATGTTCCCGCAGATGCTGGCCTTCGTGGCCCTGTACCTGCTGCTCCTGGGAATCCAGGACATCTTCCCGGTCCTCGGCCTGAACTCCAAGCTCGGCCTGATCTGCGTCTACCTCGGTGGCGCGCTCGGCTCGAACACCTTCCTGCTCTACGGATTCTTCAACTCGATCCCGCGTTCGCTGGATGAAGCGGCCATGATCGACGGCGCGACGCACGCCCAGACCTTCTGGACGATCATCATGCCGCTCGTCCGCCCCGTCCTGGCAGTTGTGGGCCTGCTGAGCTTCATCTCCTCGCTCGGCGACTTCGTGATCGCGAAGGTCGTCCTGCAGGATCAGAGCCAGTTCACCCTGGCTGTCGGCATGTACATGTGGGCATCCGATGAGCGCACCGCTCCGTGGAGCATCTTCGCGGCCGGCTCCGTCATCGCGGCCATCCCGGTGATCCTGCTGTTCCAGTACCTGCAGAAGTACATCGTCTCCGGCCTGACCGCCGGCGGCGTCAAGGAGTAA
- a CDS encoding GntR family transcriptional regulator — translation MAPTFVSGIPIYVQIADDIRAQILRGTLRAGDQLTSTTEYSATYRINPATVGKAFAILVDEGLVEKRRGIGMFVAEGARRALVADGLASYVEETLNPAVEAGLALGLDIDAIIDHVRAYSADTTAKDNS, via the coding sequence ATGGCACCCACGTTCGTCTCGGGGATCCCGATCTACGTGCAGATCGCCGACGACATCCGCGCGCAGATCCTGCGCGGCACCCTGCGTGCCGGGGATCAGCTCACCTCCACCACGGAATACTCCGCGACCTACCGCATCAACCCGGCCACCGTCGGCAAGGCCTTCGCGATCCTCGTCGACGAGGGCCTCGTCGAAAAGCGGCGCGGCATTGGCATGTTCGTCGCCGAAGGCGCCCGCCGCGCGCTCGTGGCCGACGGGCTCGCATCCTACGTGGAGGAGACCCTGAACCCCGCCGTCGAAGCGGGCCTGGCCCTGGGCCTCGACATCGACGCCATCATCGACCACGTCCGCGCCTACAGCGCCGACACGACCGCCAAGGACAACTCATGA
- a CDS encoding ABC transporter ATP-binding protein, with the protein MITLNSISHTYPGENEAALRDISLTLGDATVTALVGPNGSGKTTLMQILGGLLPPSSGNVSICGTEVSSNDLLGYSVVVSSDRDFDNSSASAMVAYAALRPTWDQKLFDHYVQRFSFQLKGRKKLRKMSSGQAAILAGAVALASGAPITVLDEIQAPMDVPTRYAFYEELLTLASDSMEGRRPQRAFLMSSHMVSELENVAEDVVALKNGRLLAHESVDEFTSRICAITGNTADVERFLADHSDIAVITSRVLGSAREVIVDLRGRGVADHEIASHSLTSSPCSFQDAFAYLIQENDQ; encoded by the coding sequence ATGATCACCCTCAACTCCATCAGTCACACGTATCCGGGAGAGAACGAGGCGGCGCTGCGCGACATCTCGCTCACCCTCGGGGACGCCACCGTCACGGCCCTGGTTGGCCCCAACGGCTCGGGCAAGACGACGCTCATGCAGATCCTCGGCGGCCTGCTTCCGCCGTCGTCGGGAAATGTGTCCATATGCGGAACGGAGGTGAGTTCTAACGACCTACTTGGTTACTCAGTCGTGGTCTCTTCCGACAGGGACTTTGATAATTCATCGGCTTCGGCCATGGTCGCCTACGCCGCGCTGCGTCCGACCTGGGATCAGAAACTCTTTGACCACTACGTTCAGCGTTTCTCCTTCCAGCTGAAGGGGCGCAAGAAGCTGCGCAAGATGTCCTCGGGGCAGGCTGCCATCCTGGCCGGCGCTGTGGCACTGGCATCGGGTGCACCCATTACCGTCCTTGATGAGATTCAGGCTCCCATGGACGTTCCCACCCGATACGCGTTCTACGAGGAACTGCTCACCCTGGCCTCCGACAGTATGGAGGGACGACGCCCGCAGCGCGCCTTCCTCATGTCCTCACATATGGTCTCCGAGCTCGAAAACGTTGCTGAAGACGTCGTCGCCCTCAAAAATGGGCGTCTGCTTGCCCATGAGAGCGTTGATGAGTTCACTTCGCGTATCTGTGCGATTACCGGTAACACCGCTGACGTGGAACGCTTCCTGGCCGATCACTCCGATATTGCCGTCATTACTTCTCGCGTGCTTGGGTCCGCACGAGAAGTCATCGTGGACCTGCGTGGCCGTGGTGTCGCTGACCATGAGATTGCATCCCACTCACTGACCTCCTCGCCCTGTTCCTTCCAGGACGCCTTCGCCTACCTCATCCAGGAGAACGACCAATGA
- a CDS encoding glycine--tRNA ligase has protein sequence MAKGPSRLDNVISLAKRRGFVFPCGDIYGGTRSAWDYGPLGVELKENIKRAWWNAMVRRRADVVGLDSSVILPREVWVASGHVKAFTDPLIECLNCHKRAREDQLIEELAEKKGVEESSLTTADIACPNCGVRGQWTEPRAFSGLLKTYLGPVDDEAGLHYLRPETAQGIFVNYANVMNAARKKPPFGIGQIGKSFRNEITPGNFIFRTREFEQMELEFFCEPGTDEEWHQYWIDYRKAWYVDLGIDPENLREYEHPQEKLSHYSKRTVDLEYRFGFQGSEWGELEGIANRTDYDLTVHSEASGAKLDYFDPNTKERWTPYVIEPSAGLTRSLMAFLIEAYHEDEAPNAKGGVDKRVVLKLDPRLAPVKAAVLPLSRKPELTGPAQELADELRGIWNVDYDDAGAVGRRYRRQDEIGTPFCITYDFDSIEDHAVTIRERDTMEQVRIPLDKVKSYLIERLGC, from the coding sequence GTGGCTAAGGGACCCTCCCGCCTCGACAACGTTATTAGCCTGGCCAAGCGCCGCGGCTTCGTCTTCCCCTGCGGTGACATCTACGGTGGCACCCGCTCCGCGTGGGACTACGGCCCGCTCGGCGTGGAACTGAAGGAAAACATCAAGCGCGCCTGGTGGAACGCCATGGTCCGCCGCCGCGCCGACGTCGTCGGCCTTGACTCCTCCGTCATCCTCCCGCGCGAAGTGTGGGTCGCCTCCGGCCACGTCAAGGCCTTCACCGACCCGCTCATCGAGTGCCTCAACTGCCACAAGCGCGCCCGCGAGGACCAGCTCATCGAAGAGCTCGCCGAAAAGAAGGGCGTCGAAGAGTCCTCCCTGACCACCGCCGACATCGCCTGCCCCAACTGTGGCGTGCGCGGCCAGTGGACCGAGCCCCGCGCCTTCTCCGGCCTGCTCAAGACCTACCTGGGCCCCGTCGACGACGAGGCCGGCCTGCACTACCTGCGCCCCGAGACCGCCCAGGGCATCTTCGTCAACTACGCGAACGTCATGAACGCCGCGCGCAAGAAGCCGCCGTTCGGCATCGGCCAGATCGGCAAGTCCTTCCGCAACGAGATCACGCCCGGCAACTTCATCTTCCGTACCCGCGAGTTCGAGCAGATGGAACTCGAGTTCTTCTGCGAGCCCGGCACCGATGAGGAATGGCACCAGTACTGGATCGACTACCGCAAGGCTTGGTACGTCGACCTCGGCATCGATCCCGAGAACCTGCGCGAGTACGAGCACCCGCAGGAGAAGCTCTCGCACTACTCCAAGCGCACCGTCGACCTGGAATACCGCTTCGGCTTCCAGGGCAGCGAGTGGGGCGAGCTCGAAGGCATCGCCAACCGCACCGACTACGACCTGACCGTCCACTCCGAGGCCTCCGGCGCGAAGCTCGACTACTTCGACCCGAACACCAAGGAACGCTGGACCCCCTACGTCATCGAGCCCTCGGCGGGCCTGACCCGTTCCCTCATGGCCTTCCTCATCGAGGCCTACCACGAGGACGAGGCCCCCAACGCCAAGGGCGGCGTCGACAAGCGCGTCGTGCTCAAGCTGGACCCGCGCCTGGCCCCCGTCAAGGCCGCCGTCCTGCCCCTGTCCCGCAAGCCCGAACTGACCGGCCCCGCCCAGGAGCTGGCTGACGAGCTGCGCGGCATCTGGAACGTCGACTACGACGACGCCGGCGCCGTTGGCCGCCGCTACCGTCGCCAGGACGAGATCGGTACGCCCTTCTGCATCACCTACGACTTCGACTCGATCGAGGACCACGCCGTCACCATCCGTGAGCGTGACACGATGGAGCAGGTGCGCATCCCGCTCGACAAGGTCAAGTCGTACCTGATCGAACGCCTGGGCTGCTGA
- the dusB gene encoding tRNA dihydrouridine synthase DusB has product MGPLRLWTPVVLAPMAGVTDVPFRRLCRIMGESGLPDHLRPTGIPSWAAESGEGATASSPKNPGEAMSEPRHVAIPHVDAPAGLYVTEMVTSRALVEENERTLEMVRPDPAERVRSLQLYGVNPAVMAKAATMLVERDLTDHIDLNFGCPVPKVTKKGGGAALPWKRDLFSDLVGAVVRACDEAGERAGREIPVTVKIRIGIDSEHETATDAALAAQKLGAAALTLHARTQNQHYAGQAHWDEIARLKELLDIPVFGNGDVFEAADALAMLERTGCDGISVGRGAQGRPWIFRDIVAAYHGGTIPPGPSLAEVVSVIERHAAWCVVDQGDEGRALREMRKHIGWYLRGFAVGGPQRHALSMVSTLQELHERLADLDLDQAFPPAARGPRGRAGGEKTPHLPDGWLDHPYLTQSERDRLHLAEIGY; this is encoded by the coding sequence GTGGGGCCGCTGCGCCTGTGGACACCCGTCGTCCTGGCCCCCATGGCCGGGGTGACGGACGTGCCCTTCCGACGCCTGTGCCGCATCATGGGCGAGTCGGGCCTGCCCGACCACCTGCGACCCACCGGCATCCCCTCCTGGGCGGCCGAGTCGGGGGAGGGGGCCACGGCCTCGTCCCCGAAGAACCCCGGTGAGGCTATGAGCGAGCCGCGCCACGTCGCCATCCCGCACGTGGACGCGCCCGCCGGCCTGTACGTCACCGAGATGGTGACCAGCCGCGCCCTCGTCGAGGAGAATGAGCGCACCCTGGAAATGGTGCGCCCCGACCCCGCCGAGCGCGTTCGCTCCCTGCAGCTCTACGGCGTCAACCCTGCCGTCATGGCGAAGGCCGCGACGATGCTCGTCGAGCGCGACCTCACCGACCACATCGACCTGAACTTCGGGTGCCCCGTCCCCAAGGTGACGAAGAAGGGTGGGGGAGCGGCCCTGCCCTGGAAGCGTGACCTGTTCTCCGACCTCGTGGGTGCCGTCGTGCGCGCCTGCGACGAGGCCGGGGAGCGCGCGGGGCGCGAGATCCCGGTGACCGTCAAGATCCGCATCGGCATCGACTCCGAGCACGAGACCGCGACCGACGCGGCGCTCGCTGCGCAAAAGCTTGGCGCCGCCGCGCTGACCCTGCACGCGCGCACGCAGAACCAGCACTACGCGGGCCAGGCCCACTGGGACGAGATTGCGCGCCTCAAAGAGCTGCTCGACATCCCCGTCTTCGGTAACGGCGACGTCTTCGAGGCCGCCGACGCCCTGGCCATGCTGGAGCGCACCGGCTGTGACGGTATCAGCGTCGGGCGCGGTGCCCAGGGACGCCCCTGGATCTTCCGCGACATCGTTGCCGCCTACCACGGCGGGACGATCCCGCCCGGCCCCAGCCTCGCCGAGGTCGTCTCCGTCATCGAGCGTCACGCCGCCTGGTGCGTCGTCGACCAGGGCGACGAGGGGCGCGCGCTGCGCGAGATGCGCAAGCACATCGGCTGGTACCTGCGCGGATTCGCCGTCGGCGGCCCCCAGCGCCACGCACTGTCCATGGTCTCGACCCTCCAGGAGCTCCACGAGCGCCTCGCGGACCTCGACCTCGACCAGGCCTTCCCGCCCGCCGCGCGCGGACCTCGCGGCCGAGCAGGCGGCGAAAAGACCCCCCACCTGCCCGACGGCTGGCTGGACCACCCCTACCTCACGCAGAGCGAACGAGATCGCCTGCACCTGGCTGAAATCGGATACTAA
- the aroD gene encoding type I 3-dehydroquinate dehydratase, producing the protein MPHPSAPDPDPAPGLVTIGRAAKKATLGGRTQVIVPVSGDAAALSGQVEALASCRADIVEWRVDAFLSSLVGSHFVAASDVEEDLVRMARYVADSSPLPVLATIRTSVEGGQAYLDDEEYCALVRRLASFAGGVDVEISRDGSSALIEEAHEAGTIVVSSFHDFEGTPGDEQLAEVLAAMNYAGADVLKFACMANSATDAARVLAAQAWAREAYDRPVIGISMGEHGAPTRLVGSALGSAATFATLPGWQGSAPGQFTVEQVRTVLDIVEGPEA; encoded by the coding sequence ATGCCTCACCCATCTGCGCCCGACCCTGACCCTGCGCCCGGACTCGTCACCATCGGGCGAGCCGCCAAGAAGGCGACGCTCGGGGGACGTACCCAGGTCATCGTTCCCGTTAGCGGGGACGCGGCAGCCCTGAGCGGGCAGGTCGAGGCGCTGGCCTCGTGCCGTGCGGACATCGTCGAGTGGAGAGTCGACGCCTTCCTGTCTTCCCTTGTGGGGTCGCACTTTGTGGCCGCCTCGGACGTGGAGGAGGACTTGGTGCGCATGGCCCGCTACGTCGCGGATTCCTCTCCGCTGCCGGTTTTGGCGACCATCCGCACGTCGGTCGAGGGCGGTCAGGCATACCTGGACGACGAGGAATACTGCGCCCTCGTGCGTCGGCTTGCGTCCTTCGCGGGAGGTGTGGACGTGGAGATCTCGCGCGATGGGTCCTCCGCGCTTATCGAGGAGGCGCACGAGGCCGGGACGATTGTCGTCTCTTCCTTCCACGATTTTGAGGGGACTCCTGGCGACGAGCAGCTCGCCGAGGTGCTCGCGGCCATGAACTACGCGGGCGCCGACGTCCTGAAGTTCGCGTGCATGGCGAACAGTGCCACGGACGCGGCCCGCGTGCTGGCCGCGCAGGCGTGGGCGCGCGAGGCCTACGATCGCCCCGTCATCGGCATCTCCATGGGGGAACACGGCGCACCCACGCGCCTGGTCGGCTCTGCCCTCGGGTCCGCGGCCACCTTTGCGACCTTGCCCGGCTGGCAGGGGAGCGCCCCCGGCCAGTTCACCGTCGAGCAGGTGCGAACCGTCTTGGATATCGTCGAGGGGCCCGAGGCCTAG
- a CDS encoding glucose PTS transporter subunit IIA has translation MSNTAQEILDAVGGPGNITHFTHCATRLRFELKDASVVDKDRVEAIDGVLGAVPQSGDRYQIVIGGAVQSVFNEINNLPSMKSGAAASNDDVKAAARAKARGKNAIVDAFFEYLSDSFRPLLPVLLGASLILAFLAVLEAFGVVDTHAKIIPPWLGYVNSMWRAVFYFLPAMVAYNASKKLDIDPWVGTAVILSLLTPNFTGLSNTDKFASTTCFQLVEGRDDLLQCTAHIDNVPLIGTLPLQLSDYGGQVFVPLLMVPILALLYKGLKKIIPSNVQMVFVPFISFIIIMPLTAFLIGPLSIWIGNGLGAGLAWLNATAPIVFAIIIPIIYPFLVPLGLHWPLNALQLANIASTGSDFIQGPMGAWNFACFGATAGVLFLSIRDRDTDMRQTASGALAAGLFGGISEPSLYGIHLRFKRIYPLMLTGCVVGGLVIGIGRGAITHTFVFTSLLTIPVFSPMSVYGLGIAAAFFTAFLMVVFFDYRTKEQKAEVRAKKSLLEDDAPATVPSAAPAPAAAPAAAAVAEAASDFSDEAKADLTLTSPMAGTTVALSDVADEAFAAGALGPGIAVSPAAGAVVVAPCDGKVSVAFPTGHAYGIKSASGVQVLIHIGMDTVKLEGKGFTPRVAKGDVVKRGDVLAEVDWDVIREAGYDTITPMVVTNKKKFGEITPAAPGPVGITDTVVTVSPKEA, from the coding sequence GTGTCCAACACGGCACAGGAAATCCTCGATGCGGTCGGTGGCCCCGGCAACATCACCCACTTCACCCACTGCGCGACGCGTCTGCGCTTTGAACTCAAGGACGCGTCGGTCGTCGACAAGGACCGAGTCGAGGCCATTGACGGCGTCCTCGGTGCCGTCCCGCAGTCGGGGGACCGCTACCAGATCGTTATCGGCGGTGCCGTGCAGTCGGTCTTCAACGAGATCAACAACCTGCCGTCGATGAAGTCGGGCGCCGCAGCCTCGAACGACGATGTCAAGGCCGCCGCCCGCGCGAAGGCGCGCGGCAAGAACGCCATCGTAGACGCTTTCTTCGAGTACCTGTCGGACTCGTTCCGCCCGCTGCTGCCCGTCCTGCTCGGCGCCTCCCTGATCCTGGCGTTCCTCGCGGTTCTTGAAGCCTTTGGCGTCGTTGATACGCACGCGAAAATCATCCCCCCGTGGCTGGGTTACGTGAACTCCATGTGGCGCGCGGTCTTCTACTTCTTGCCCGCGATGGTCGCCTACAACGCCTCCAAGAAGTTGGACATCGATCCCTGGGTCGGCACGGCCGTCATTCTGTCGCTGCTCACCCCCAACTTCACGGGCCTGAGCAACACGGACAAGTTCGCGAGCACCACCTGCTTCCAGCTCGTCGAAGGCCGCGACGACCTGCTGCAGTGCACCGCCCACATCGACAATGTTCCACTGATCGGTACTCTGCCCCTGCAGCTGTCTGACTACGGCGGCCAGGTCTTCGTGCCGCTGCTGATGGTGCCGATCCTCGCCCTGCTCTACAAGGGACTGAAGAAGATCATCCCCTCGAACGTCCAGATGGTGTTCGTCCCCTTCATCTCCTTCATCATCATCATGCCGCTCACCGCCTTCCTGATCGGCCCTCTGTCGATCTGGATCGGTAACGGCCTGGGTGCCGGACTGGCATGGCTGAACGCCACCGCGCCGATTGTCTTCGCGATCATCATCCCGATCATCTACCCCTTCCTGGTGCCACTGGGTCTGCACTGGCCGCTCAACGCCCTGCAGCTGGCGAACATCGCCTCGACGGGTTCGGACTTCATCCAAGGCCCCATGGGCGCGTGGAACTTCGCCTGCTTCGGCGCAACGGCCGGTGTACTCTTCCTGTCGATCCGCGACCGCGACACCGATATGCGCCAGACCGCGTCCGGCGCCCTGGCGGCCGGCCTCTTCGGCGGTATTTCCGAGCCGTCTCTGTACGGCATCCACCTGCGTTTCAAGCGTATCTACCCGCTGATGCTCACCGGCTGTGTCGTCGGCGGTCTGGTCATCGGCATCGGTCGCGGCGCAATCACGCACACCTTCGTGTTCACGTCGCTGCTGACGATCCCGGTCTTCTCGCCCATGTCCGTCTATGGCCTTGGTATTGCCGCCGCATTCTTCACGGCGTTCCTCATGGTCGTCTTCTTCGACTACCGCACGAAGGAGCAGAAGGCTGAGGTTCGCGCCAAGAAGTCCCTCCTCGAGGACGACGCCCCCGCGACTGTTCCGTCCGCCGCTCCCGCCCCCGCTGCTGCTCCTGCCGCCGCTGCGGTGGCCGAGGCCGCTTCCGATTTCAGCGACGAGGCGAAGGCTGACCTGACGCTCACCTCCCCCATGGCGGGTACGACGGTTGCGCTGTCGGACGTTGCCGACGAGGCCTTTGCCGCCGGCGCGCTCGGCCCCGGCATCGCCGTCTCCCCGGCTGCTGGCGCCGTGGTTGTTGCCCCGTGCGACGGCAAGGTGTCGGTCGCGTTCCCGACGGGCCACGCCTACGGCATCAAGTCCGCGTCCGGCGTCCAGGTGCTCATCCACATCGGCATGGACACAGTGAAGCTGGAAGGTAAGGGCTTCACGCCGCGCGTCGCCAAGGGCGATGTCGTCAAGCGCGGCGACGTCCTGGCTGAGGTTGACTGGGATGTCATCCGCGAGGCCGGCTACGACACGATCACCCCGATGGTCGTGACGAACAAGAAGAAGTTCGGCGAGATCACCCCGGCCGCCCCCGGCCCGGTGGGTATCACCGACACAGTCGTGACGGTGTCCCCCAAGGAGGCGTGA
- a CDS encoding deoxyguanosinetriphosphate triphosphohydrolase: MNEFSLAIPGVDGGDARRPYASADSERWVPEDHKSSERTEFERDRARILHSSALRRLGEKTQVLGPISDDFVRTRLTHSLEVAQVGRELGKELGADPDVVDAACLSHDLGHPPFGHNGERALDAAAASIGGFEGNAQTLRVVTRLEPKVIGAGGVPAGLNLTRATLDAICKYPWVKAGGPDLAKSTRKYSVYPDDAPVFAWMRQGAPAGRRCLEAQIMDLSDDIAYSVHDVEDAVATRKLDPVDLFDDAHCSAVVASTLDWYGPSVARSDLEDALERIVSMPVWLRSFDGSYASLAHLKDATSELIGRFCSATVAATRETFGHEPLGRYRADLVVPREVRAEIQILKGMAVHYVMSPRETEPVYYQQRTLLADLVDALYEAGADALEPVFAAQWRAASDDGVRLRAVIDQVASLTDVSASAWHARWCGMLSSQL, encoded by the coding sequence GTGAATGAGTTTTCCTTGGCAATCCCCGGTGTTGATGGTGGCGACGCGCGCCGCCCGTACGCGTCCGCCGATTCCGAGCGCTGGGTGCCCGAGGACCACAAGTCCTCCGAGCGCACCGAGTTTGAGCGCGACCGCGCGCGCATCCTCCACTCCTCGGCGCTGCGTCGCCTCGGCGAAAAGACGCAGGTGCTGGGCCCGATCTCGGACGATTTCGTGCGCACCCGCCTCACGCACTCTCTCGAGGTCGCCCAGGTGGGCCGCGAGCTCGGCAAGGAGCTGGGGGCCGACCCGGATGTCGTGGACGCCGCGTGTCTGTCCCACGACCTCGGGCATCCCCCGTTTGGACACAACGGCGAGCGCGCCCTGGACGCGGCGGCCGCCTCGATCGGCGGGTTCGAGGGAAACGCCCAGACCCTGCGCGTCGTCACGCGCCTGGAGCCCAAGGTCATCGGCGCGGGCGGCGTTCCCGCTGGCCTCAACCTGACGCGGGCGACCCTGGACGCGATCTGCAAGTACCCGTGGGTCAAGGCCGGCGGCCCGGACCTGGCCAAGTCGACGCGCAAGTACTCCGTGTACCCCGACGACGCGCCCGTTTTCGCGTGGATGCGCCAGGGCGCACCGGCCGGCCGGCGATGCCTGGAGGCCCAGATCATGGACCTTTCGGACGATATCGCCTACTCGGTGCACGACGTGGAGGATGCGGTCGCGACCCGCAAGCTGGACCCCGTGGACCTCTTCGATGACGCGCACTGCTCGGCGGTCGTGGCCTCGACCCTGGACTGGTACGGGCCCTCGGTCGCGCGCTCGGACCTGGAAGACGCCCTCGAACGCATCGTCTCCATGCCCGTGTGGCTGCGCTCCTTCGACGGGTCCTACGCCTCCCTCGCGCACCTGAAGGATGCGACGAGCGAGCTGATCGGCCGCTTCTGCTCGGCGACCGTGGCCGCCACGCGCGAGACCTTCGGGCACGAGCCGCTGGGTCGCTACCGCGCGGACCTCGTCGTGCCGCGTGAGGTGCGCGCTGAGATTCAGATCCTCAAGGGCATGGCCGTCCACTACGTCATGAGCCCGCGCGAGACCGAGCCGGTGTACTACCAGCAGCGCACGCTCCTGGCCGACCTCGTCGACGCCCTCTACGAGGCCGGGGCCGACGCCCTCGAACCTGTGTTCGCCGCGCAGTGGCGGGCCGCCTCCGACGACGGCGTGCGCCTGCGCGCGGTCATCGACCAGGTCGCTTCGCTCACCGACGTGTCTGCCTCCGCGTGGCACGCCCGCTGGTGCGGCATGCTGTCCTCGCAGCTGTGA